In Phlebotomus papatasi isolate M1 chromosome 1, Ppap_2.1, whole genome shotgun sequence, the following proteins share a genomic window:
- the LOC129810036 gene encoding mushroom body large-type Kenyon cell-specific protein 1 isoform X2, giving the protein MDIHDVQRLERVAEELMGRRKWKLYQEVLAQSHINTNSTSLVQNNTSTDSPNQNNGKQEQVEKDSTLGSQTQSNLENHSKEIGDSTENTQIKEPSTSQDEAENHQAQFARSDSIADTEVKKSESNSSDIKGITVKSDEELLDTRPPKPVDWRPQDKCYFCVDGKLLAVNERGELVAESGPVNAEPDLANTTPLDSDSDTSESCSEAEVQNPAAAFAAATQKSVAALLRGSVPPNMTSLESMAAQFAAVASLQGLPTGLAPFYPGLSGLWYQQFSQQVPHASSSGNSGEMLASGSSTSGATTSPTIKPSSSPSETITNSEQPLDLSAKSSLSSSTALDPKHIFKAKPRMSAVAGRRTYTEDELQNALQDILSGKLGTRRAAVLYGIPRSTLRNKVYKLAMEQKREANIHPLVAPVLDLEDEDKDLSGGEDEKEVEKALSSLPSTQEELLRLSSTQSLAAATMQKYGKLYDSASSSKNTDMPSEINKTPQTPTTPQMGLPTAPWLDPHVLLQSLLLSGGLGALPGLLQMKSEDGPNAGVLPELLRALVLQQQELLMKKQMESSSQATSDHLNNGKPPVPDPRLLMQNLPLSQAHQPTSPYLNRTGKTETPESALPSAASANDNVDDSAVILKIPSFKPVAGSSTPITSIGKNGDSTPQSQTAATTPIHSRSPQQSHLGISPPLMRQSSESQSPPMATKGTLSLRDVIAQSISKNFQQHMSHEQQGPPSMLKQTDHGDMGPSPDQYKRPSISVIKSLGGDMSRFGGGASLMANSAAAQSATGTGGKGTRPKRGKYRNYDRDSLVEAVKAVQRGEMSVHRAGSYYGVPHSTLEYKVKERHLMRPRKREPKPQPLDERGLSGGSVSNTKSSDIPSANMRGGVDKSKVLPTTKPPLKTPPFTGSPNGLKMPFMDPAMAAQFQYTSHLFWPHPTNFSGLPMDFTRTPGPSSFPPNAADNFYASHIIQRIQEQSVRHQNVSGSVTASSSSTPSISSKNILTTAAAASGPKTARELTESLYDGANGSFLDGIIRHSLDRKHSEMPHGALLDHLVKNSLPSTSMSDEGGGISVKRSASPASFAHEVKKERKSPLSLVSGAGSSIQDKEHSPLFTDMSKESVDNLLKLREGLSLRRSSTEDHNGSTTSTDEKLKILSSENEDSS; this is encoded by the exons GTTTAGAACGAGTCGCTGAAGAATTGATGGGACGCAGGAAATGGAAACTGTACCAAGAAGTTCTTGCCCAATCACATATAAATACAAATTCAACAAGTTTAGTGCAAAACAATACATCAACAG aTTCTCCGAATCAAAACAACGGAAAGCAGGAGCAAGTAGAGAAGGATTCAACACTGGGATCCCAAACGCAATCCAACTTGGAGAACCATTCCAAAGAAATAGGGGACAGCACGGAAAATACCCAAATCAAAGAACCCAGCACAAGTCAAGACGAAGCAG AGAATCATCAGGCTCAATTTGCCAGGAGCGACAGCATAGCAGATACCGAGGTGAAGAAATCAGAAAGCAACTCAAGTGATATCAAAGGCATCACAGTCAAATCGGACGAGGAATTGCTGGACACGAGACCGCCAAAGCCGGTGGATTGGCGGCCTCAGGACAAGTGTTATTTCTGTGTGGACGGCAAACTGCTCGCAGTGAACGAACGCGGAGAACTTGTGGCTGAGTCCGGCCCGGTTAACGCCGAGCCAGATCTCGCCAACACG ACACCCCTCGACTCAGACAGTGATACTAGCGAGAGCTGCTCCGAGGCTGAAGTACAAAATCCTGCGGCTGCTTTTGCAGCAGCTACGCAAAAATCGGTGGCCGCTCTATTGCGAGGTTCCGTACCTCCAAATATGACTTCTTTGGAGTCTATGGCCGCCCAATTTGCAGCAGTTGCATCTCTACAGGGGCTACCTACGGGGCTAGCTCCATTTTACCCAG GGCTTTCAGGACTGTGGTACCAACAATTTTCGCAGCAGGTGCCCCATGCAAGCTCATCGGGAAACTCAGGAGAGATGCTAGCTTCAGGATCGTCCACAAGTGGTGCTACAACGAGTCCCACGATAAAACCCTCATCTAGCCCCAGTGAGACGATCACAAATAGCGAGCAGCCGTTAGACTTAAGTGCAAAATCATCACTGTCGTCCTCGACGGCCCTGGATCCCAAGCACATTTTCAA AGCTAAACCTCGAATGTCTGCTGTGGCAGGTCGGCGAACTTACACAGAGGACGAATTACAAAATGCTTTACAGGATATCTTAAGTGGTAAGTTGGGAACACGGAGGGCTGCGGTCCTCTATGGCATTCCGAGGTCAACACTTCGGAACAAAGTATACAAGTTGGCAATGGAACAAAAAAGAGAGGCTAATATACATCCACTGGTAGCTCCAGTGCTAGATTTGGAAGATGAGGACAAGGACTTGTCGGGAGGTGAGGATGAGAAGGAGGTGGAAAAGGCATTGAGTTCTCTGCCATCGACTCAGGAGGAGTTGCTACGTCTGTCATCGACGCAATCCTTGGCAGCGGCCACAATGCAGAAATACGGCAAACTGTACGATAGTGCATCGAGTTCCAAGAATACGGACATGCCGAGTGAGATCAATAAAACACCTCAGACACCAACAACGCCTCAAATGGGTCTACCAACGGCACCATGGCTGGATCCACATGTTCTGCTGCAGAGTTTGCTTCTATCGGGAGGACTTGGTGCCCTGCCTGGTCTTCTGCAGATGAAGTCAGAAGATGGGCCAAATGCTGGGGTTTTGCCAGAACTCTTGCGGGCCTTGGTGCTGCAGCAACAGGAGCTGCTGATGAAGAAGCAAATGGAGAGCTCAAGTCAAGCCACCAGTGATCATTTGAACAATGGTAAACCACCAGTTCCCGATCCGCGACTCCTAATGCAGAACCTACCCCTATCGCAAGCCCATCAACCTACAAGTCCTTACTTAAATCGCACTGGAAAGACCGAAACACCCGAATCGGCCCTCCCAAGTGCAGCCAGTGCAAATGATAATGTAGATGACTCTGCTGTGATATTGAAAATTCCGTCCTTCAAACCTGTAGCCGGCTCCTCTACGCCAATCACCAGCATAGGCAAGAATGGAGATAGCACGCCTCAGTCTCAGACAGCTGCCACCACACCAATCCACTCAAGGAGCCCACAGCAGAGCCATCTCGGGATATCGCCACCACTGATGCGCCAGAGTAGTGAGTCCCAGTCACCGCCAATGGCCACCAAGGGTACCCTGTCCCTACGTGACGTCATTGCGCAGAGCATCAGTAAAAACTTCCAGCAGCACATGTCACATGAACAACAGGGCCCACCATCCATGCTCAAACAGACTGACCATGGGGATATGGGACCGTCACCGGATCAGTACAAGAGGCCCAGTATTTCGGTGATTAAGAGTTTGGGCGGGGATATGAGTCGTTTTGGAGGTGGGGCCAGTCTCATGGCAAATAGTGCGGCAGCACAATCAGCTACGGGCACTGGTGGTAAGGGTACCCGACCCAAGAGGGGCAAGTATCGCAACTACGATCGCGATAGCTTGGTTGAGGCTGTGAAGGCGGTTCAACGGGGCGAGATGTCCGTTCATCGGGCTGGTAGCTACTATGGCGTGCCACATTCCACCCTTGAGTACAAAGTCAAGGAGCGACACCTTATGCGTCCACGGAAGCGCGAACCTAAGCCACAGCCTCTGGATGAACGTGGTTTGAGCGGTGGTTCGGTGTCAAATACAAAGTCTTCAGACATTCCAAGTGCAAATATGCGTGGGGGTGTCGATAAGAGTAAAGTCCTTCCAACAACAAAGCCACCCCTGAAGACACCACCATTCACCGGATCACCGAATGGACTTAAAATGCCATTTATGGATCCAGCAATGGCTGCCCAATTTCAATATACCTCACACCTCTTCTGGCCACATCCAACTAACTTTAGTGGTCTGCCGATGGACTTCACACGGACTCCTGGTCCCTCATCATTCCCACCGAATGCAGCTGACAATTTTTATGCATCACACATTATACAAAGAATTCAGGAGCAATCTGTCCGACACCAAAATGTTAGCGGATCTGTTACGGCCAGTAGTTCTTCGACACCCAGTATCAGCTCCAAGAATATCCTCACCACTGCAGCTGCGGCCAGTGGACCCAAGACGGCACGTGAATTAACGGAGAGTTTGTATGATGGTGCCAATGGGTCCTTTTTGGATGGTATCATACGTCATAGTCTGGACCGGAAACACAGTGAGATGCCCCATGGAGCCCTGTTAGATCATCTAGTGAAAAATAGTTTACCAAGTACATCTATGAGTGATGAAGGTGGTGGTATTTCGGTGAAACGAAGTGCAAGTCCTGCCTCATTTGCCCATGAAGTTAAGAAGGAGCGAAAGAGTCCTCTGTCACTTGTGAGTGGTGCTGGTAGTTCAATTCAGGATAAAGAGCATTCCCCCCTTTTTACTGATATGTCGAAAGAATCTGTTGATAATCTACTGAAATTGCGGGAAGGACTCTCACTTCGGCGAAGTTCCACCGAAGATCACAATGGTAGTACGACGTCAACGGAcgaaaaactcaaaatattgtCGTCTGAGAATGAGGATAGTTCGTAG
- the LOC129810036 gene encoding mushroom body large-type Kenyon cell-specific protein 1 isoform X1: MADCSYARCVQERRFIKRELQKWTKSMVYIVGLERVAEELMGRRKWKLYQEVLAQSHINTNSTSLVQNNTSTDSPNQNNGKQEQVEKDSTLGSQTQSNLENHSKEIGDSTENTQIKEPSTSQDEAENHQAQFARSDSIADTEVKKSESNSSDIKGITVKSDEELLDTRPPKPVDWRPQDKCYFCVDGKLLAVNERGELVAESGPVNAEPDLANTTPLDSDSDTSESCSEAEVQNPAAAFAAATQKSVAALLRGSVPPNMTSLESMAAQFAAVASLQGLPTGLAPFYPGLSGLWYQQFSQQVPHASSSGNSGEMLASGSSTSGATTSPTIKPSSSPSETITNSEQPLDLSAKSSLSSSTALDPKHIFKAKPRMSAVAGRRTYTEDELQNALQDILSGKLGTRRAAVLYGIPRSTLRNKVYKLAMEQKREANIHPLVAPVLDLEDEDKDLSGGEDEKEVEKALSSLPSTQEELLRLSSTQSLAAATMQKYGKLYDSASSSKNTDMPSEINKTPQTPTTPQMGLPTAPWLDPHVLLQSLLLSGGLGALPGLLQMKSEDGPNAGVLPELLRALVLQQQELLMKKQMESSSQATSDHLNNGKPPVPDPRLLMQNLPLSQAHQPTSPYLNRTGKTETPESALPSAASANDNVDDSAVILKIPSFKPVAGSSTPITSIGKNGDSTPQSQTAATTPIHSRSPQQSHLGISPPLMRQSSESQSPPMATKGTLSLRDVIAQSISKNFQQHMSHEQQGPPSMLKQTDHGDMGPSPDQYKRPSISVIKSLGGDMSRFGGGASLMANSAAAQSATGTGGKGTRPKRGKYRNYDRDSLVEAVKAVQRGEMSVHRAGSYYGVPHSTLEYKVKERHLMRPRKREPKPQPLDERGLSGGSVSNTKSSDIPSANMRGGVDKSKVLPTTKPPLKTPPFTGSPNGLKMPFMDPAMAAQFQYTSHLFWPHPTNFSGLPMDFTRTPGPSSFPPNAADNFYASHIIQRIQEQSVRHQNVSGSVTASSSSTPSISSKNILTTAAAASGPKTARELTESLYDGANGSFLDGIIRHSLDRKHSEMPHGALLDHLVKNSLPSTSMSDEGGGISVKRSASPASFAHEVKKERKSPLSLVSGAGSSIQDKEHSPLFTDMSKESVDNLLKLREGLSLRRSSTEDHNGSTTSTDEKLKILSSENEDSS, encoded by the exons GTTTAGAACGAGTCGCTGAAGAATTGATGGGACGCAGGAAATGGAAACTGTACCAAGAAGTTCTTGCCCAATCACATATAAATACAAATTCAACAAGTTTAGTGCAAAACAATACATCAACAG aTTCTCCGAATCAAAACAACGGAAAGCAGGAGCAAGTAGAGAAGGATTCAACACTGGGATCCCAAACGCAATCCAACTTGGAGAACCATTCCAAAGAAATAGGGGACAGCACGGAAAATACCCAAATCAAAGAACCCAGCACAAGTCAAGACGAAGCAG AGAATCATCAGGCTCAATTTGCCAGGAGCGACAGCATAGCAGATACCGAGGTGAAGAAATCAGAAAGCAACTCAAGTGATATCAAAGGCATCACAGTCAAATCGGACGAGGAATTGCTGGACACGAGACCGCCAAAGCCGGTGGATTGGCGGCCTCAGGACAAGTGTTATTTCTGTGTGGACGGCAAACTGCTCGCAGTGAACGAACGCGGAGAACTTGTGGCTGAGTCCGGCCCGGTTAACGCCGAGCCAGATCTCGCCAACACG ACACCCCTCGACTCAGACAGTGATACTAGCGAGAGCTGCTCCGAGGCTGAAGTACAAAATCCTGCGGCTGCTTTTGCAGCAGCTACGCAAAAATCGGTGGCCGCTCTATTGCGAGGTTCCGTACCTCCAAATATGACTTCTTTGGAGTCTATGGCCGCCCAATTTGCAGCAGTTGCATCTCTACAGGGGCTACCTACGGGGCTAGCTCCATTTTACCCAG GGCTTTCAGGACTGTGGTACCAACAATTTTCGCAGCAGGTGCCCCATGCAAGCTCATCGGGAAACTCAGGAGAGATGCTAGCTTCAGGATCGTCCACAAGTGGTGCTACAACGAGTCCCACGATAAAACCCTCATCTAGCCCCAGTGAGACGATCACAAATAGCGAGCAGCCGTTAGACTTAAGTGCAAAATCATCACTGTCGTCCTCGACGGCCCTGGATCCCAAGCACATTTTCAA AGCTAAACCTCGAATGTCTGCTGTGGCAGGTCGGCGAACTTACACAGAGGACGAATTACAAAATGCTTTACAGGATATCTTAAGTGGTAAGTTGGGAACACGGAGGGCTGCGGTCCTCTATGGCATTCCGAGGTCAACACTTCGGAACAAAGTATACAAGTTGGCAATGGAACAAAAAAGAGAGGCTAATATACATCCACTGGTAGCTCCAGTGCTAGATTTGGAAGATGAGGACAAGGACTTGTCGGGAGGTGAGGATGAGAAGGAGGTGGAAAAGGCATTGAGTTCTCTGCCATCGACTCAGGAGGAGTTGCTACGTCTGTCATCGACGCAATCCTTGGCAGCGGCCACAATGCAGAAATACGGCAAACTGTACGATAGTGCATCGAGTTCCAAGAATACGGACATGCCGAGTGAGATCAATAAAACACCTCAGACACCAACAACGCCTCAAATGGGTCTACCAACGGCACCATGGCTGGATCCACATGTTCTGCTGCAGAGTTTGCTTCTATCGGGAGGACTTGGTGCCCTGCCTGGTCTTCTGCAGATGAAGTCAGAAGATGGGCCAAATGCTGGGGTTTTGCCAGAACTCTTGCGGGCCTTGGTGCTGCAGCAACAGGAGCTGCTGATGAAGAAGCAAATGGAGAGCTCAAGTCAAGCCACCAGTGATCATTTGAACAATGGTAAACCACCAGTTCCCGATCCGCGACTCCTAATGCAGAACCTACCCCTATCGCAAGCCCATCAACCTACAAGTCCTTACTTAAATCGCACTGGAAAGACCGAAACACCCGAATCGGCCCTCCCAAGTGCAGCCAGTGCAAATGATAATGTAGATGACTCTGCTGTGATATTGAAAATTCCGTCCTTCAAACCTGTAGCCGGCTCCTCTACGCCAATCACCAGCATAGGCAAGAATGGAGATAGCACGCCTCAGTCTCAGACAGCTGCCACCACACCAATCCACTCAAGGAGCCCACAGCAGAGCCATCTCGGGATATCGCCACCACTGATGCGCCAGAGTAGTGAGTCCCAGTCACCGCCAATGGCCACCAAGGGTACCCTGTCCCTACGTGACGTCATTGCGCAGAGCATCAGTAAAAACTTCCAGCAGCACATGTCACATGAACAACAGGGCCCACCATCCATGCTCAAACAGACTGACCATGGGGATATGGGACCGTCACCGGATCAGTACAAGAGGCCCAGTATTTCGGTGATTAAGAGTTTGGGCGGGGATATGAGTCGTTTTGGAGGTGGGGCCAGTCTCATGGCAAATAGTGCGGCAGCACAATCAGCTACGGGCACTGGTGGTAAGGGTACCCGACCCAAGAGGGGCAAGTATCGCAACTACGATCGCGATAGCTTGGTTGAGGCTGTGAAGGCGGTTCAACGGGGCGAGATGTCCGTTCATCGGGCTGGTAGCTACTATGGCGTGCCACATTCCACCCTTGAGTACAAAGTCAAGGAGCGACACCTTATGCGTCCACGGAAGCGCGAACCTAAGCCACAGCCTCTGGATGAACGTGGTTTGAGCGGTGGTTCGGTGTCAAATACAAAGTCTTCAGACATTCCAAGTGCAAATATGCGTGGGGGTGTCGATAAGAGTAAAGTCCTTCCAACAACAAAGCCACCCCTGAAGACACCACCATTCACCGGATCACCGAATGGACTTAAAATGCCATTTATGGATCCAGCAATGGCTGCCCAATTTCAATATACCTCACACCTCTTCTGGCCACATCCAACTAACTTTAGTGGTCTGCCGATGGACTTCACACGGACTCCTGGTCCCTCATCATTCCCACCGAATGCAGCTGACAATTTTTATGCATCACACATTATACAAAGAATTCAGGAGCAATCTGTCCGACACCAAAATGTTAGCGGATCTGTTACGGCCAGTAGTTCTTCGACACCCAGTATCAGCTCCAAGAATATCCTCACCACTGCAGCTGCGGCCAGTGGACCCAAGACGGCACGTGAATTAACGGAGAGTTTGTATGATGGTGCCAATGGGTCCTTTTTGGATGGTATCATACGTCATAGTCTGGACCGGAAACACAGTGAGATGCCCCATGGAGCCCTGTTAGATCATCTAGTGAAAAATAGTTTACCAAGTACATCTATGAGTGATGAAGGTGGTGGTATTTCGGTGAAACGAAGTGCAAGTCCTGCCTCATTTGCCCATGAAGTTAAGAAGGAGCGAAAGAGTCCTCTGTCACTTGTGAGTGGTGCTGGTAGTTCAATTCAGGATAAAGAGCATTCCCCCCTTTTTACTGATATGTCGAAAGAATCTGTTGATAATCTACTGAAATTGCGGGAAGGACTCTCACTTCGGCGAAGTTCCACCGAAGATCACAATGGTAGTACGACGTCAACGGAcgaaaaactcaaaatattgtCGTCTGAGAATGAGGATAGTTCGTAG